In Podospora pseudopauciseta strain CBS 411.78 chromosome 2 map unlocalized CBS411.78m_2, whole genome shotgun sequence, the genomic stretch tatggatggatgggatgctGGAGTAGGGGCAATGGGAAAGCGAAGGGAAATTAGGAAATAATCGGGAAATTCGGATTGATATACTGATATTTATTTGTGTATATATACCACACACttgacacacacacacacacacacacacactttCTCTCTTGCCTTTTGTTTCattcttcttgttgctggtTGGTGATTGTTTTTTTCAAGTCTTGTGCTGACCATCTGGGAATACAAAATTGAAATTCTTTAAAAATCATGATTCCGTGCCTTATCCCAGTGAAGCTTCCTCCTATAACATGAAAACTTGAGCTAGATATTCAAACAAAAATCAACAAACATGGAAAAGGACCAAAACTGCATTGGAAAGCAAACCACATATTTTCGCTCGCTATATGCTCTAATTCTTCGCTACCCTCAGCATCCCAATACAGCAGATCAAATAAAAAAGCCGCGCCGTTTCAAAAAGGTAAAACAGTTCGAATCCTTTCCTTTGGTGGGGGCTTCAATTTATACCGTGGCCATCTTCTCACCTTCCAAGCCCTTGGAAGACCTGATCTGTACAGTCGCCACAAATATCGCCGACCTGCATCAGAAAGACCAGCTGCACCTATCGCTACGACTTCCTGAAAGCTTAAATCTAAAACACCCGCCTCGAACTGTGCAAGCCGGTCCTCGGCAATTTCCAGCCAGGTTAACCCCCCGCATTGAAATGGGAGTTCTACGTCCACTGCCTGCCAGTACGGCCACTGGCCAGTCCGACTCTTCAATATCTGCCGCTGCCAGGGACCACCCCGCGTTGCTGATGTACAATCAGGGTATCCTTTCTCGGTGAGACCCATCAAAGCAGTGATAACTATcttcccctctccttctttaGAATACTAATCAATATTTGAGCATGCTTGGTATCCGCCTGTATCCTATGACGGGGGAACAAAAGGCTTGACCAGCATCTCACTGaacttctccagcttctcctttcctcgaacctcctccaccagaaGTGGCATTTTTACCACGTTGAACTCGTCGTAAAGCTCCTCAATCTGATCGAGGTACTTCTTTTGCATGCGCCGTCTGGCCGTACATTGCTCGCAATCGGAACCGGGCTTCGGGAACAGAAGCTGATTGACAACAATACAGTGGGTATCAATCTGGTAGCTAGCCAGTTCTTGAATCATACGCTCCGTCTCGTAGAGAGACAAGAACTCTGGAATGCAGACACAGACGAAGGTGGTGAGGCGCTCGTCCTTGAATTGCTGGTTGACTTCTGAAATGGTGGCGCGAAGGGCTTCGAGCTTTTCCATCATCTCACCGAGGTTCTGACCGTTGGGAAGGGCACCGTTGGCGCCTAGAAGTCCGTTCAGGACTCCTCCAAACTGACTAGAGAGCTGCGAGATCTTCTTCAGGGCCTTCTCCAGAACAGAAGGGAACTGGAGGAAACGGAGTGTGTGGCCGGTTGGGGCGGTGTCGAAGATGATGGTCTCGTAGGAGAGTGACTTGACCTGCTTCAGGACTTCGGCAAAGGACATGGCTTCATCGATACCGGGAATCTGATAAGAAGTACGGTATTAGCCAGACTGGTTGATACATCACTGACAAACACTCTTAGAACTTACCGAGAGGGCAAGGTCCTGCATCATACCCCCCATACCCCCCAAACCTTCAGcgccctcaccctcagccTGTCCAGCAAGCAAGTCTTGCATGCTTCCATTTGGATCAATCTCCATGGCGAAGAGATTCTCGAAACCATCTACCTTGCGGGCGTCCTTGCCGAACTTTTGGCTGAAAGCGTCGCTCAGGTTGTGGGCGGGATCGGTCGAGATGAGAAGCACAGAGCGCCTGACCTTGGCCAGCTGGATGGCAAGACTGCACGAGGTTGTCGTCTTGCCCACACCACCCTTTCCACCTACGAAGATCCATCTGAGGCTGCGTTGGTCGAGGATCGACTGGAGCGTGGGCTCCATAGCATCGTCGTCGGCGTTGATGACTGCGGTCGACATCTTGGCGGTTGTCTACTGAGTGTAGGTAGCGGCGGGAATTCTGGAGAGATTGCGGAATTACGGTCGTtcaagaagagagagagaaagaaggcaaGCTGTGCAAGTGGTGATCAAGATTGGTCCAAGTTGTCGCGTCCCAAGGGGCTTTGGAAACAGCTGGAAACCCACCGTCGGGTGTGGACGTCGCTGGGTCTGGCCTGCCAGCCCGCAACGTCACTGGCTTCGTGGCGGGGCAAGCTCGACCTCGACAGGGGTGGGGGTTCATATGGTGGGGTAATGTCTTGGCACCTGATGGGAGGCATCTTGTCTTGAAGTTCGGAAGGAAGAAATGGAGAAGCAGCTCAGCTTCATGCATCGCTTCAACGCAAACTGTTTTTTTGGCCCCAAGCTGAAGCTGACGAACTTCCACAACAGGTACACAGCTGAATCTGTTTGTTTACTAAAGCTACCACCTTTGTTGATTAGCGTGATCATCTCGCCGCCCTCAGGCAGATTAATAGTTGACGGACAGAAGAGCGGTGACTTTTTTGTTTCGCCTGAGCCGCATTTATCATCAGTGTTGTGGTTCGAGCTCACGGTGAGGCGAGGATACCACCGTTGTGTACAACGTTCTGTCTGTCCTCACCTGGAGGCAATAAAGGAAACAATGCAACACTTTATAGCCCCGTGCAAAGTATCCAAGCCAGGTAGGTATCCAACTGGTGGCATCCAAGCAGGCGGACAGCGGCAGATACCGACGCTTGTGTCCGGTGGCAGCGGGGCTGAGAAGCTCTCTGGAGTGGATGTTGAACATTGGTGCACCCATGTGGCCATCGCATCAGCCCCCAAGAAAGCGCAAGCAAATCCATTCCAGGGGTATCAGTAGTGTAATGCTTCTTGTCGATCCTTTTCTATATGGTGACTTTCAAGTTTATAAATATCCTCTACCTATCCTCTCTCCATTGCTTCTTTGTCTCTCTCTATACATAGCTCGctcatcacaacaacaacccctcctcttATCGCTTCTGATAAGCCCATTCCCCCTGCtacaccaccccaccactcactcactcagCTTGTGGCTCACCTCTCAGTGTAAGTCATTGCCTGCCTACTACCCCCTCGTGATACCCTcactttccccccctcccccctccctctcctcacaTCCAAtctaaccaccaccccccctcaaagCGCAAAAATGACCGAATCAACAACTACCAAAGACCGCATAACCTGCCACATCCTCGACACAACCCTCGGCCAACCCGCCCGCTCCGTCCgcgtctccctctccctcctctccacctccaccgcctcccccggCCCCCTGAACCCCCCACCAGTCTTCGAGTCCACCACCGACGAGGACGGCCGCATCAAGACCTGGCTCCCCtactcctccgccacctcctcggGCGAGGTCCCCGTCTACACCCTCGAAGACGTCTTCGGCTCCATCAGGGGCCCCTCCCGCTGGGTCCTCAAGTTCGACACCGAGTCCTACTTTGGCGGGCCCGACAAGACCTTCTTCCCCGAGGTCAACGTCGTGTTCAACGTGGCCGAGGGGGAGAGGTATCATGTCCCGCTGTTGCTGGCGCCATATAGCTATTCCACTTACCGGGGGAGCTAAATTCCCtctttgttggagggggaatGAGTGAGAGGGAGTAATGGTTTTGGGGGAAAGCATCTTTTTGTCAGCAGCATCATTTTATGTCTGGGCATATATGGGGCATAACAGCAAAGTGTGAGAGCGTCGTTCGTGGTTGCATATCTCTGG encodes the following:
- the GET3 gene encoding Golgi to ER traffic-related protein (BUSCO:EOG092631UM; EggNog:ENOG503NX42; COG:P), which encodes MSTAVINADDDAMEPTLQSILDQRSLRWIFVGGKGGVGKTTTSCSLAIQLAKVRRSVLLISTDPAHNLSDAFSQKFGKDARKVDGFENLFAMEIDPNGSMQDLLAGQAEGEGAEGLGGMGGMMQDLALSIPGIDEAMSFAEVLKQVKSLSYETIIFDTAPTGHTLRFLQFPSVLEKALKKISQLSSQFGGVLNGLLGANGALPNGQNLGEMMEKLEALRATISEVNQQFKDERLTTFVCVCIPEFLSLYETERMIQELASYQIDTHCIVVNQLLFPKPGSDCEQCTARRRMQKKYLDQIEELYDEFNVVKMPLLVEEVRGKEKLEKFSEMLVKPFVPPS
- a CDS encoding uncharacterized protein (COG:I; EggNog:ENOG503P6QJ); its protein translation is MTESTTTKDRITCHILDTTLGQPARSVRVSLSLLSTSTASPGPLNPPPVFESTTDEDGRIKTWLPYSSATSSGEVPVYTLEDVFGSIRGPSRWVLKFDTESYFGGPDKTFFPEVNVVFNVAEGERYHVPLLLAPYSYSTYRGS